Proteins from one Crocosphaera sp. UHCC 0190 genomic window:
- a CDS encoding cytochrome c oxidase subunit II, protein MMTPILEKIALFISVALMIVISYWLGQQSYNWMPVAATAEAKHVDDLFSFLVALGSFIFLGVVGMIVFSIITCRADENDYTEGHPSRGNNKLEFFWTATPTILVLWIGWQSFNIYQQLDIEGLNKIIDLKASESGNKSMLIAQKIPNQIEEIEVIAKQWDWTFRYPQSNITTSELHLPQNKRVRLILESEDVIHGFYVPEFRFKQDMIPNHRLNFTFTPLKEGKYKLHDSQFSGTYFALMEADVYIDSPEAYGQWLQSAHNNILKPSLAATEHAHQPRQLIRSDWPTIEPATPFVAQQ, encoded by the coding sequence ATGATGACTCCAATTCTAGAAAAAATTGCCCTATTTATTAGTGTAGCCTTAATGATTGTTATTAGCTATTGGTTAGGACAACAATCATATAATTGGATGCCAGTTGCAGCAACAGCAGAAGCGAAACACGTTGATGATTTATTTAGCTTTTTAGTAGCTTTAGGTTCCTTTATTTTTTTAGGTGTTGTCGGGATGATTGTTTTCTCAATTATTACCTGTCGAGCCGATGAGAATGATTACACCGAAGGACATCCCTCTAGAGGCAATAATAAGCTAGAATTTTTCTGGACTGCTACTCCGACGATTTTGGTCTTGTGGATTGGTTGGCAAAGCTTTAATATTTATCAGCAGTTAGATATTGAAGGACTGAATAAAATAATCGATCTAAAGGCTTCAGAATCAGGGAATAAGTCAATGTTAATTGCTCAAAAAATACCTAATCAAATAGAAGAGATTGAAGTCATTGCTAAACAGTGGGACTGGACATTTCGCTATCCCCAGTCAAATATTACAACGTCTGAACTACATCTACCCCAGAATAAACGGGTGCGACTGATTTTAGAATCAGAGGATGTCATTCATGGTTTCTATGTGCCTGAATTTCGCTTTAAACAAGATATGATTCCTAATCATAGGCTCAATTTCACCTTTACACCTTTAAAAGAGGGAAAATATAAGCTTCATGATTCTCAATTTAGTGGAACTTATTTTGCGCTAATGGAAGCAGATGTTTATATAGATTCCCCTGAAGCTTATGGTCAATGGTTGCAGTCGGCTCATAATAACATCCTAAAACCTAGTTTAGCCGCAACAGAACACGCTCATCAACCTCGGCAACTTATTAGAAGTGATTGGCCAACAATAGAACCTGCAACCCCTTTCGTTGCTCAACAATAA
- the ctaD gene encoding cytochrome c oxidase subunit I, with amino-acid sequence MTHSSATNLKESQIKQQAWKRYFTFNTDHKVIGIQYLVTTFIFFLIAGILSMILRGELITPPSDLVDRSLYNGLFTLHGTVMIFLWIIPSLVGLANYLIPLMIGAKDMAFPKLNAIAFWLIPIGGILLLSSFLLPSGSAQAGWWSYPPVSIQNPTGYPINGQTIWLLSIIVLGISSIMGGVNFLTTILRMRAPGMHFFRMPIFVWTVLSAQLLQLFCLPALTGAAIMLLFDLSFGTNFFNPTSGGDPVLYQHLFWFYSHPAVYVMVLPAFGVFSEVIPAFTRNPLFGYKSVAVASFGISLVSIFVWVHHMFASGTPSWMRILFMFSTMLVAIPTGVKVFAWTATVWRSKLHLDTPMLFALGGVVMFIIGGITGVMLGAVAFDLHVNNTYFVVGHFHYVVYNTITMALFAAIYFWFPKMTGRMYHEGWGKIHFWLTFIGANLTFFPMLPVGLQGMVRRISSYDPQYAGWNILASLGAFLLGMATLPFMANLVVSCLIGIQAPNNPWYATGLEWATTSPPPTENFETIPTVTLAPYSYGLPQYSTVDTTDEEAIKRHGN; translated from the coding sequence ATGACACATTCGAGTGCAACTAATCTTAAAGAATCTCAAATAAAACAACAAGCATGGAAACGTTATTTTACATTTAATACCGATCATAAAGTTATTGGCATTCAATATTTAGTCACAACCTTTATTTTTTTCTTAATTGCTGGCATTCTGTCAATGATCCTGCGGGGTGAATTAATTACTCCTCCCTCGGATTTAGTCGATCGCTCTCTCTATAATGGTTTATTTACCCTACACGGGACGGTAATGATCTTTTTGTGGATTATTCCCTCTTTAGTAGGTTTGGCTAATTATCTAATTCCTCTGATGATTGGGGCTAAAGATATGGCATTTCCTAAGCTAAATGCGATCGCTTTTTGGCTAATTCCCATTGGGGGCATTCTCTTATTATCTAGCTTTTTACTGCCAAGCGGATCAGCACAAGCGGGTTGGTGGTCCTATCCTCCTGTTAGTATTCAAAATCCGACGGGTTATCCGATTAACGGCCAAACTATCTGGTTATTGAGCATTATTGTCTTGGGTATCTCTTCCATTATGGGGGGTGTAAATTTTCTGACCACGATTTTAAGGATGCGTGCGCCAGGAATGCACTTTTTTCGGATGCCTATTTTTGTTTGGACGGTACTCAGCGCGCAGTTATTACAATTATTTTGCTTACCTGCGTTAACAGGAGCAGCCATTATGCTACTTTTCGATCTTTCTTTTGGCACTAATTTTTTTAATCCCACATCAGGAGGTGATCCGGTTCTTTATCAACATTTATTTTGGTTTTACTCCCATCCTGCGGTTTATGTGATGGTATTACCAGCCTTTGGCGTATTTTCGGAAGTTATACCCGCTTTTACTCGTAATCCCTTATTTGGCTATAAATCCGTTGCTGTTGCTTCCTTTGGCATCTCTTTAGTCAGTATCTTTGTCTGGGTACATCATATGTTTGCCAGTGGGACTCCTAGCTGGATGCGGATTTTATTTATGTTTTCCACGATGCTTGTGGCTATCCCCACAGGGGTTAAGGTATTTGCTTGGACTGCTACGGTATGGAGGAGTAAACTACATCTAGATACACCCATGTTATTTGCTCTTGGTGGGGTGGTAATGTTTATCATTGGTGGGATTACAGGGGTGATGTTGGGGGCAGTTGCTTTTGATCTCCACGTCAACAATACTTATTTTGTGGTCGGACATTTTCATTATGTCGTTTACAACACGATCACCATGGCATTGTTTGCGGCAATTTATTTCTGGTTTCCGAAAATGACAGGGCGAATGTATCACGAAGGCTGGGGTAAAATTCACTTTTGGCTGACTTTTATTGGAGCAAATCTGACGTTTTTTCCCATGTTGCCTGTAGGTTTACAGGGAATGGTACGTCGTATTTCTTCTTATGATCCTCAATATGCAGGTTGGAATATTCTCGCTAGTTTGGGCGCATTTTTATTAGGAATGGCTACTTTACCTTTTATGGCCAATCTGGTTGTTTCCTGTTTAATTGGTATTCAAGCACCTAATAACCCTTGGTACGCAACGGGGTTAGAATGGGCAACAACTTCACCCCCACCGACAGAAAACTTTGAAACGATTCCAACTGTTACTTTAGCTCCCTATAGTTATGGTTTGCCACAATATTCTACAGTGGATACTACGGATGAAGAAGCCATTAAAAGACATGGTAATTAA
- a CDS encoding heme-copper oxidase subunit III, producing the protein MTNFIDNVLGTPARDTREGKKGNLLFGVTVFLLSESMVFVSFFLTYIILRLSTKQWLPSGVLGPQLSITIIINTIVLLSSSLVIYLAERAIKKYKLVRFRLLWLTTSVMGTYFLVGTFKEWQGLDFGLSTGLVGATFYLFTGFHALHIIVGIFLQMLMLVRSFVRGNYNRGHYGVISVSLFWHFVDGIWIILFSLLYLWQAKH; encoded by the coding sequence ATGACAAATTTTATTGATAACGTTTTGGGGACACCAGCAAGGGATACAAGGGAAGGAAAAAAAGGTAATCTTTTATTTGGCGTTACTGTCTTTCTTCTGTCGGAAAGTATGGTTTTTGTGAGTTTTTTCCTAACCTATATTATCTTGCGCTTGTCTACTAAACAATGGTTGCCCTCTGGTGTTTTGGGGCCGCAATTGTCTATTACTATTATTATTAATACCATTGTTTTATTATCTAGCAGTCTGGTTATTTATCTCGCTGAACGCGCCATCAAAAAATACAAATTAGTGAGATTTCGCTTACTGTGGCTAACGACTTCAGTTATGGGAACCTATTTTTTAGTGGGTACTTTTAAAGAATGGCAGGGGCTAGATTTTGGGTTGTCTACGGGGTTAGTTGGGGCAACGTTTTATCTGTTCACAGGTTTTCACGCTTTACACATTATAGTCGGGATTTTTTTACAAATGTTAATGTTAGTTCGTTCTTTTGTTCGCGGTAACTATAATAGAGGTCATTATGGCGTTATCTCGGTTTCCTTATTCTGGCATTTTGTAGACGGAATTTGGATAATTTTATTCTCCCTACTTTATCTCTGGCAAGCCAAACATTAG